A window from Pangasianodon hypophthalmus isolate fPanHyp1 chromosome 4, fPanHyp1.pri, whole genome shotgun sequence encodes these proteins:
- the cbln12 gene encoding cerebellin 12 translates to MHTVLVCLSTGVPTLLGLILLWNPLVVTSQNDTEPIVLEGKCLVVCDSTPSSEPANNALGMSVRSGTGRVAFSATRQTNHEPTDMSNRTMIIYFDQILVNVGGHFDQESSVFLAPRRGVYSFNFHVVKAYNRQTIQVSLMLNGWPMISAFAGDQDVTREAATNAGLVIMERGDKAYLKLERGNLMGGWKYSTFSGFLVFPL, encoded by the exons ATGCATACAGTGCTAGTTTGTCTATCCACCGGCGTGCCCACTCTTCTGGGGTTAATTCTGCTGTGGAATCCGTTGGTGGTTACAAGTCAGAATGACACTGAGCCTATTGTACTGGAAGGTAAATGTTTAGTTGTCTGTGACTCAACACCTTCTTCAGAACCTGCGAATAATGCATTGGGCATGTCAGTGCGCTCTGGCACTGGCCGAGTGGCCTTCTCTGCCACTCGCCAAACCAACCACGAGCCCACAGACATGAGCAATCGTACCATGATCATCTACTTTGATCAG ATCTTGGTGAATGTGGGAGGTCATTTTGACCAGGAGAGCAGCGTCTTCTTAGCCCCAAGGAGAGGAGTGTACAGCTTTAACTTCCATGTAGTGAAAGCTTACAACAGACAAACCATACAG GTGAGCCTGATGCTTAATGGATGGCCAATGATTTCTGCCTTTGCTGGTGACCAGGATGTAACCAGAGAAGCAGCCACTAATGCTGGATTGGTGATCATGGAGAGGGGTGACAAGGCCTACCTGAAACTGGAGCGGGGCAATTTGATGGGGGGCTGGAAATATTCCACTTTCTCAGGCTTTCTGGTCTTCCCCCTGTAA
- the LOC128318076 gene encoding uncharacterized protein LOC128318076: MPAFTMPIFTIPAFTMQPSPSQPSPCQSSPSQPSPCQPSPSQPSPSQSSPSSLHHPSLHHANLHHASLHHPSLHHASLHHASLHHPSLHHASLHHPSLHHPSLHHPAFTIPAFTMPIFTMPAFTIPAFTMPIFTIPAFTIPVFTIQPSPCQPSPSQPSPSQSSPCQSSPSQSSPSQSSPCQPSPCQPSPSQSSPSQPSPCQSSPCSLHHPNLHHPSLHHASLHHASLHHASLHHASLHHASLHHASLHHPSLHHAAFTIPAFTMPIFTMPAFAAM; the protein is encoded by the coding sequence ATGCCAGCCTTCACCATGCCAATCTTCACCATCCCAGCCTTCACCATGCAGCCTTCACCATCCCAGCCTTCACCATGCCAATCTTCACCATCCCAGCCTTCACCATGCCAGCCTTCACCATCCCAGCCTTCACCATCCCAGTCTTCACCATCCAGCCTTCACCATCCCAGCCTTCACCATGCCAATCTTCACCATGCCAGCCTTCACCATCCCAGCCTTCACCATGCCAGCCTTCACCATGCCAGTCTTCACCATCCCAGCCTTCACCATGCCAGCCTTCACCATCCCAGCCTTCACCATCCCAGTCTTCACCATCCAGCCTTCACCATCCCAGCCTTCACCATGCCAATCTTCACCATGCCAGCCTTCACCATCCCAGCCTTCACCATGCCAATCTTCACCATCCCAGCCTTCACCATCCCAGTCTTCACCATCCAGCCTTCACCATGCCAGCCTTCACCATCCCAGCCTTCACCATCCCAATCTTCACCATGCCAGTCTTCACCATCCCAGTCTTCACCATCCCAGTCTTCACCATGCCAGCCTTCACCATGCCAGCCTTCACCATCCCAATCTTCCCCATCCCAGCCTTCACCATGCCAGTCTTCACCATGCAGCCTTCACCATCCCAATCTTCACCATCCCAGCCTTCACCATGCCAGCCTTCACCATGCCAGCCTTCACCATGCCAGTCTTCACCATGCCAGCCTTCACCATGCCAGCCTTCACCATGCCAGTCTTCACCATCCCAGTCTTCACCATGCAGCCTTCACCATCCCAGCCTTCACCATGCCAATCTTCACCATGCCAGCCTTCGCAGCGATGTGA